From Streptosporangium album, the proteins below share one genomic window:
- a CDS encoding IucA/IucC family protein, protein MTSLALDSSPAAVAEEASLAALLRCCVREVAGPRGQVWHAEPYVLLRVAGTLLRVRTHGGLALRFEGPPEWLERGCWQPLSADLLVRLVETELGGSNEEFAAQVDASRNAMTTLLTVRRDATPPADPWLASEQGLVFGHPFHPSPKARGGADWLRYAPEAHAGFRLRLLGVRDDVLAEAGDTGPLDGLGPAPHGYTPLPAHPWQLDLLAAELAAPLADGRLIDLGQGARMAVPTSSVRTVYEPRIDRCLKFSLDVRITNCVRKNSWYELAGAVELTRRLGPVFEDLAARFPGTRWLPEPGYRSADLGTRLLEGLGVIIRASPWSVCRPGVTPLLSGALAVPGDPPAEPVRWWRAYVEQVALPVLDAYLSHGVVLEPHLQNVLIGVDAAGLPVEAVFRDMEGTKLVAGRHDLSGLPERVAEALTYDAAGGWDRVVYCLMVNHLAEIAASLAGPGSARELWAAAGEVLAGYADSMGWPQPLSDLLAGAPLPAKANLSVRWARSADRSAGYVPVANPLAVLS, encoded by the coding sequence ATGACCAGCCTCGCACTCGACTCCTCTCCAGCTGCCGTCGCCGAGGAGGCGTCGCTGGCGGCACTGCTGCGCTGCTGCGTCAGGGAGGTGGCCGGCCCGCGCGGGCAGGTCTGGCACGCCGAGCCGTACGTGCTGCTGCGCGTCGCCGGCACCCTGCTGCGGGTCCGGACGCACGGCGGGCTCGCGCTGCGGTTCGAGGGACCGCCGGAGTGGCTGGAGCGCGGCTGCTGGCAGCCGCTCTCCGCGGACCTGCTCGTCCGGCTCGTCGAGACCGAGCTCGGGGGGAGCAACGAGGAGTTCGCGGCGCAGGTGGACGCGAGCCGGAACGCCATGACGACGCTGCTCACGGTCCGGCGGGACGCCACGCCGCCGGCCGATCCGTGGCTGGCCTCCGAGCAGGGGCTGGTGTTCGGGCATCCGTTCCATCCCAGCCCGAAGGCGCGCGGCGGCGCCGACTGGCTGCGCTACGCCCCCGAGGCGCACGCCGGCTTCCGGCTCCGGCTGCTCGGGGTCCGCGACGACGTGCTGGCCGAGGCGGGCGACACCGGCCCGCTGGACGGGCTCGGCCCGGCTCCGCACGGCTACACGCCGCTGCCCGCACATCCATGGCAGCTCGACCTGCTCGCGGCGGAGCTCGCCGCCCCGCTGGCCGACGGGCGGTTGATCGACCTGGGGCAGGGCGCCCGGATGGCGGTCCCCACCTCGTCGGTCCGCACGGTCTACGAGCCGCGGATCGACCGGTGCCTGAAGTTCAGCCTGGACGTGCGGATCACCAACTGCGTCAGGAAGAACTCCTGGTACGAGCTGGCGGGCGCGGTCGAGCTGACCCGGCGCCTGGGACCGGTGTTCGAGGACCTGGCGGCCAGGTTTCCCGGCACCCGCTGGCTCCCCGAACCCGGCTACCGCTCCGCCGACCTGGGCACCCGGCTCCTGGAGGGACTGGGTGTGATCATCCGTGCGAGCCCGTGGTCGGTCTGCCGCCCGGGGGTGACCCCCCTGCTGAGCGGGGCGCTGGCCGTACCGGGTGATCCTCCGGCCGAGCCCGTGCGCTGGTGGCGCGCCTACGTGGAGCAGGTCGCGCTGCCGGTGCTCGACGCCTACCTGAGCCACGGCGTGGTGCTGGAGCCCCACCTGCAGAACGTCCTGATCGGCGTGGACGCGGCCGGGCTGCCGGTGGAGGCCGTCTTCCGCGACATGGAGGGCACCAAGCTCGTCGCCGGCCGCCACGACCTGTCCGGACTGCCGGAGCGGGTCGCCGAGGCCCTCACCTACGACGCGGCCGGTGGCTGGGATCGGGTGGTCTACTGCCTGATGGTCAACCACCTCGCCGAGATCGCCGCCTCCCTCGCCGGGCCCGGGTCCGCGCGGGAGCTGTGGGCGGCGGCCGGGGAGGTGCTGGCCGGATACGCCGACTCGATGGGATGGCCGCAGCCGCTGTCCGACCTGCTGGCCGGGGCGCCGCTGCCCGCCAAGGCCAACCTGTCGGTCCGGTGGGCACGCTCGGCCGACCGTTCGGCCGGATACGTGCCGGTGGCCAACCCCCTGGCGGTGCTCTCATGA
- a CDS encoding type III PLP-dependent enzyme — protein sequence MIPDTPVPSASAMGGLTPDDLPAYVYDLASLDGHAAAVRAALPGIELYYAVKANPDPELLRVLARHLDGFEVSSGGELAHVRGLFPGAPVSLGGPGKTDAELFGDVTRLHVESPGELRRLLASGRPADVLLRVNLYVPVAGASLAMGGGATPFGMDPGGIAECVALLAGQDTVRLRGIHAHLASGLDAPALLELAAAVLEYARTLGLSEINLGGGMAVSYADPDARFDWRCYGEGLARLRRPGEVLRIEPGRALTVYCGRYVTRVIDVKRVHGELFAVVAGGTHHLRTPATKGHSQPLAALPPGEPVTIVGQLCTPKDVLAHRVPVSLAVGDVVQFTMAGAYAWNISHHDFLMHPKPGFHYLSPEAAGQEIGGVGRR from the coding sequence ATGATCCCGGACACCCCGGTCCCGAGCGCCTCGGCCATGGGCGGCCTGACCCCGGACGACCTGCCCGCCTACGTCTACGACCTGGCCTCCCTCGACGGGCACGCGGCGGCCGTACGGGCCGCGCTGCCGGGGATCGAGCTGTACTACGCCGTGAAGGCCAACCCCGACCCGGAGCTGCTGCGGGTGCTCGCACGGCACCTGGACGGCTTCGAGGTCTCCTCGGGCGGGGAGCTGGCGCATGTGCGCGGCCTGTTCCCCGGCGCCCCCGTGTCCCTCGGCGGCCCGGGGAAGACCGATGCGGAGCTTTTCGGCGACGTCACCCGGCTGCACGTGGAGAGCCCCGGCGAGCTGCGCCGCCTGCTGGCGTCGGGACGCCCCGCCGACGTGCTGCTCCGGGTCAACCTCTACGTGCCCGTGGCCGGGGCGTCGCTGGCCATGGGCGGCGGCGCGACCCCGTTCGGCATGGACCCCGGCGGGATCGCCGAGTGCGTCGCGCTGCTGGCAGGTCAGGACACGGTACGGCTGCGCGGCATCCACGCCCACCTGGCCAGCGGGCTGGACGCCCCCGCGCTGCTGGAGCTGGCGGCGGCCGTACTGGAGTACGCCCGGACCCTCGGCCTGAGCGAGATCAACCTCGGTGGCGGCATGGCGGTTTCGTACGCCGACCCGGACGCGCGGTTCGACTGGCGCTGCTACGGCGAGGGCCTGGCGAGGCTGCGCCGCCCCGGCGAGGTGCTGCGGATCGAGCCGGGACGGGCGCTGACCGTCTACTGCGGGCGCTACGTGACCCGGGTGATCGACGTCAAGCGGGTGCACGGCGAGCTGTTCGCGGTGGTCGCCGGGGGCACCCACCACCTGCGCACCCCCGCCACCAAAGGCCACTCCCAGCCCCTGGCGGCGCTGCCACCGGGCGAGCCGGTCACGATCGTCGGCCAGCTCTGCACCCCCAAGGACGTCCTGGCCCACCGGGTGCCGGTGAGCCTGGCCGTCGGGGACGTCGTGCAGTTCACCATGGCCGGGGCCTACGCCTGGAACATCTCCCACCACGACTTCCTGATGCACCCGAAACCCGGCTTCCACTACCTGTCCCCCGAGGCCGCCGGTCAGGAGATCGGCGGTGTGGGCCGCCGGTAA
- a CDS encoding aldo/keto reductase translates to MRYVKLGSSGLKVSRICLGMMSYGDPASREWMLREDAAEPIVRRAVEAGVTFFDTADMYSDGVSEEITGRLLAKLFARRDDYVLATKVYFPTGPGPNDRGLSRKHVLAGIGASLTRLGTDHVDLYQIHRWDHETPIEETMEALHDVVRAGKARYIGASSMYAWQFAKAQHVAEANGWTRFVSMQNHYNLVYREEEREMIPLCLDQGVGVIPWSPLARGLLSGSRARGGERRTVRTGSDPLAETMYEDADFDVVDAVCTVAAERDLPPAQIALAWLLGRPGVSAPIVGATKVGHLDDAIAAVEVCLSEAETARLEAPYRPHRILGHS, encoded by the coding sequence ATGCGGTACGTGAAACTGGGCTCGTCGGGGCTGAAGGTCTCCCGGATCTGCCTGGGCATGATGAGTTACGGCGATCCCGCCTCCCGGGAGTGGATGCTGCGCGAGGACGCGGCCGAGCCGATCGTGCGGCGCGCGGTCGAGGCGGGTGTGACGTTCTTCGACACCGCCGACATGTATTCGGACGGCGTGAGCGAGGAGATCACCGGACGGCTGCTCGCCAAGCTCTTCGCGCGCCGCGACGACTACGTTCTCGCCACGAAGGTCTACTTCCCGACAGGCCCCGGCCCGAACGACCGGGGGCTGTCCCGCAAGCACGTGCTGGCGGGTATCGGCGCCTCGCTGACCCGGCTCGGCACCGACCACGTCGACCTCTACCAGATTCACCGCTGGGACCACGAGACACCGATCGAGGAGACCATGGAGGCCCTGCACGACGTGGTGCGGGCCGGCAAGGCGCGTTACATCGGGGCCTCCAGCATGTACGCCTGGCAGTTCGCCAAGGCCCAGCACGTGGCCGAGGCCAACGGCTGGACGAGGTTCGTGTCGATGCAGAATCACTACAACCTGGTGTACAGGGAGGAGGAGCGGGAGATGATCCCCCTCTGCCTGGACCAGGGGGTGGGCGTCATCCCGTGGAGCCCGCTGGCCCGCGGATTGCTCTCCGGGAGCCGGGCGCGCGGCGGTGAGCGGCGCACGGTCCGGACCGGTAGCGACCCGCTGGCCGAGACCATGTACGAGGACGCCGACTTCGACGTCGTCGACGCGGTGTGCACGGTGGCCGCCGAGCGTGATCTGCCCCCGGCACAGATCGCCCTCGCGTGGTTGCTCGGCAGGCCCGGAGTGAGCGCGCCGATAGTCGGGGCGACCAAGGTGGGTCATCTGGACGACGCGATCGCGGCGGTGGAGGTGTGTCTGAGCGAGGCGGAGACGGCCCGCCTGGAGGCCCCCTATCGGCCGCACCGGATCCTCGGGCACTCCTGA
- a CDS encoding EamA family transporter, translating to MSLTGPRAVLSAAPPWSYFIGSAVFHYLGPAFAVLPFSRLAPLGVATLRIWSAVLVLALWRRPWRILARIDADGRRTIIAWGAVLAVMNVCFYLAIARVPLGTVAAIEFLPVVALAALGTRTARNIVALVAAVGGVYALTDIRLAGAPLGFVFAFANAVLFAAYIVLAHRAARRLRGIDGIDGLAAAMLVASVCVAPMGVWQAAPALADPVVLAAGIGVGLCSSVIPYVCDQLAMVRMARSTYALLVALLPATATVIGIVLLRQFPSPAELIGVGLVVLAVTLYRELRAAPHEEAVTPLQEGKTECGT from the coding sequence ATGTCGCTCACCGGCCCTCGCGCCGTTCTGTCCGCGGCGCCTCCCTGGTCCTACTTCATCGGAAGCGCCGTCTTCCACTATCTCGGTCCGGCCTTCGCCGTGCTGCCGTTCTCCAGGCTCGCGCCACTCGGGGTGGCGACCCTGAGGATCTGGAGCGCCGTGCTCGTTCTCGCGCTCTGGCGCCGGCCCTGGCGGATCCTCGCCCGAATCGACGCCGATGGCCGTCGTACGATCATCGCCTGGGGTGCGGTGCTCGCGGTCATGAACGTCTGTTTCTACCTGGCGATCGCCCGCGTGCCCCTCGGGACCGTCGCCGCGATCGAGTTTCTTCCCGTTGTCGCGCTGGCCGCGCTCGGCACTCGTACGGCTCGCAACATCGTGGCACTCGTGGCCGCCGTCGGAGGCGTCTACGCGCTGACCGACATCCGGCTGGCCGGAGCCCCGCTGGGTTTCGTGTTCGCCTTCGCCAACGCGGTGCTGTTCGCCGCCTACATCGTGCTGGCCCACCGTGCCGCCCGGCGTCTGCGCGGTATCGACGGCATCGACGGGCTGGCCGCCGCGATGCTCGTCGCCTCCGTGTGCGTCGCGCCGATGGGTGTCTGGCAGGCCGCTCCCGCGCTGGCCGACCCGGTCGTGCTCGCCGCCGGGATCGGGGTCGGGCTCTGCTCGTCGGTGATCCCGTACGTCTGCGACCAACTCGCGATGGTCCGCATGGCCCGCTCCACGTACGCACTGCTGGTGGCACTGCTTCCGGCCACGGCCACGGTGATCGGCATCGTGTTGCTCCGGCAGTTCCCCTCACCCGCCGAACTCATCGGAGTCGGCCTCGTCGTGCTCGCGGTCACCCTTTACCGCGAGCTTCGGGCTGCCCCTCATGAGGAGGCAGTCACACCACTACAGGAAGGCAAGACGGAATGCGGTACGTGA
- a CDS encoding Lrp/AsnC family transcriptional regulator, translating to MANRKIRPERAYEPKGIDALDLRILAELQVDARVSFAELGRRVALSAPAVADRVQRLEEAGVITGYRAEVDPRALGFPVTVMVRIRPAIRELQRISEIAQEVPQIVECYRMTGDDCFYFTMHLRAVDELEPILDLFTPYGHTTTSLIHTAPVPRRPLPLE from the coding sequence ATGGCGAATCGAAAGATCAGACCCGAGCGGGCATACGAACCCAAGGGAATCGATGCCCTTGACCTTCGTATCCTCGCCGAACTACAGGTCGACGCCAGAGTGAGCTTCGCCGAGCTGGGCCGCCGGGTCGCCCTGTCGGCGCCTGCGGTGGCCGACCGAGTGCAGCGGCTGGAGGAGGCGGGCGTGATCACCGGCTATCGCGCCGAGGTCGACCCGCGGGCCCTGGGCTTCCCCGTCACCGTGATGGTCCGGATCCGCCCGGCGATCCGGGAACTGCAACGCATCTCCGAGATCGCCCAAGAGGTCCCCCAGATCGTCGAGTGCTACCGGATGACCGGCGACGACTGCTTCTACTTCACGATGCACCTGCGGGCGGTCGACGAGCTCGAACCGATCCTCGACCTGTTCACCCCGTACGGTCACACGACCACGTCTCTCATCCACACCGCACCCGTGCCACGCCGTCCCCTGCCCCTGGAGTGA
- a CDS encoding GNAT family N-acetyltransferase: MVIRPAASGDLEAVAAVYAHYVTETVVTFDEVAPTMSDWERKLADLTERGLPFLVADVDGEVAGYAYACPWRPKPAYRYTVEDTIYLGPGWTGKGWGRALLEAVLAGCAQAGVRQVVAVIADAGSDASAALHRAFGFTHAGRLAGVGHKHGRWVDTVLMQCDLSTRTG; the protein is encoded by the coding sequence GTGGTCATCCGCCCCGCCGCCTCTGGCGATCTTGAAGCTGTCGCCGCCGTCTACGCCCACTACGTCACCGAGACCGTCGTCACCTTCGACGAGGTCGCGCCCACCATGTCCGACTGGGAACGCAAGCTGGCCGACCTGACCGAACGCGGCCTGCCGTTCCTGGTCGCCGACGTGGACGGGGAGGTGGCCGGATACGCCTACGCGTGCCCGTGGCGGCCGAAACCGGCCTACCGGTACACGGTGGAGGACACCATCTACCTCGGGCCCGGCTGGACGGGCAAGGGATGGGGGCGCGCGCTGCTGGAGGCGGTGCTGGCCGGATGCGCGCAGGCCGGGGTCCGGCAGGTGGTCGCGGTCATCGCCGACGCCGGGAGCGACGCCTCCGCCGCCCTGCACCGCGCCTTCGGATTCACCCATGCGGGCAGGCTCGCCGGCGTCGGCCACAAGCACGGCCGCTGGGTCGACACCGTGCTCATGCAGTGCGACCTGTCCACCCGCACCGGATGA
- a CDS encoding ATP-binding protein — translation MTASTPDGLRTVGWELPCDPAITHEARRMVRETFTTWRLPFDLVDDAVLVVSELVTNAAVYGEPPIRLSLWAMPEGVCVRVTDHGPGRPCRLDLGQDATSGRGLAIVEALADQWGVIPLRDKAGKTVWAAWRLPCGRSDTPRTVDCAGPLPHSRVHA, via the coding sequence ATGACCGCAAGCACTCCGGACGGCCTCCGGACCGTGGGCTGGGAGCTCCCCTGTGACCCGGCGATCACCCATGAGGCCCGCAGGATGGTACGCGAGACCTTCACCACGTGGAGGCTGCCGTTCGATCTCGTCGACGACGCGGTGCTGGTCGTCAGCGAGCTGGTGACGAACGCGGCGGTGTACGGCGAGCCGCCGATCCGGCTGTCACTGTGGGCGATGCCCGAGGGGGTCTGCGTGCGGGTCACCGACCACGGTCCCGGGCGGCCCTGCCGGCTCGACCTCGGCCAGGACGCGACCTCCGGGCGGGGACTCGCGATCGTCGAAGCGCTCGCCGACCAGTGGGGCGTCATCCCCCTCCGCGACAAGGCCGGCAAAACGGTGTGGGCCGCGTGGCGGCTCCCCTGCGGGCGATCCGACACGCCCCGCACCGTCGACTGCGCGGGCCCGCTCCCACATTCCCGTGTCCACGCCTGA
- a CDS encoding helix-turn-helix domain-containing protein — protein sequence MPEARDGVHDLSPTLRARRLAVELTSRREAAGLTREEASRRLEWSPSTIFRIETGRSRPQPRSVRELLALYGVTGTERDGLIQLAREARQPGWWHSFRDVLPNPYEVYIGLEAAAASIHNFESVAIPGLLQTPDYARAVIKGGAQELGHDEIERLVEVRLTRQQILTKQDRPRLWVVIDEAVIRRVVGSPVVMRAQLRHLVSTAEESKTTLQVIPFSAGAHAGTSGSLVILGFPEPTDPHVVYVETLTGDLYLEKHSDVAAYNIAFERLCATALSPDDSIGLTRRAADSLS from the coding sequence ATGCCCGAGGCCCGCGATGGTGTCCATGACCTGAGCCCAACTCTGCGGGCCCGTCGTCTGGCTGTGGAGCTGACCAGTCGTCGCGAGGCCGCCGGGCTGACTCGCGAGGAAGCCTCCCGCCGCCTGGAATGGTCTCCCTCGACCATCTTCCGCATCGAGACCGGCCGTTCCCGGCCTCAGCCTCGCAGCGTGCGAGAACTACTTGCTCTCTACGGCGTCACAGGCACTGAGCGCGACGGCCTCATCCAACTCGCCCGCGAAGCTCGGCAGCCCGGCTGGTGGCACTCCTTCCGCGATGTGCTGCCGAACCCATACGAGGTCTACATCGGGCTCGAAGCCGCAGCCGCCTCGATACACAACTTTGAGTCCGTGGCCATACCTGGCTTGCTTCAGACGCCCGACTACGCCAGAGCCGTCATCAAAGGCGGCGCTCAGGAGCTCGGTCACGATGAAATCGAGCGGCTTGTGGAAGTCCGCCTCACCCGTCAGCAGATTCTCACCAAGCAAGATCGCCCTCGGCTATGGGTCGTGATCGACGAAGCAGTCATTCGCCGTGTCGTCGGCAGCCCGGTCGTCATGCGCGCCCAGTTGCGCCACCTGGTTTCCACCGCCGAAGAAAGCAAGACCACCTTGCAAGTCATACCGTTCAGCGCGGGTGCTCACGCGGGAACGAGTGGTTCGCTCGTCATTCTGGGATTCCCGGAGCCGACCGACCCTCATGTGGTGTACGTCGAGACCCTGACCGGGGACCTCTATCTGGAAAAGCACAGCGACGTTGCCGCCTATAACATTGCATTTGAACGGTTGTGCGCTACGGCTCTGTCGCCGGACGACTCCATAGGCCTGACGAGAAGAGCAGCCGACAGTCTGAGCTAG
- a CDS encoding DUF397 domain-containing protein — MDQPDPSCLVWHKSPYSGQTGNCVEVAHLPEGGRAVRDSKNPDGPMLRFTPDEWQAFIGGVKDGEFD, encoded by the coding sequence ATGGACCAACCCGATCCCTCCTGTCTGGTCTGGCACAAGAGCCCCTACAGCGGCCAGACCGGCAACTGCGTCGAGGTAGCGCACCTGCCCGAGGGCGGCCGGGCCGTACGGGACAGCAAGAACCCCGACGGGCCGATGCTGCGCTTCACCCCCGACGAGTGGCAGGCGTTCATCGGGGGTGTGAAGGACGGCGAGTTCGACTGA
- a CDS encoding DUF6247 family protein codes for MTAQPHEQGTMPTIDKKFASVRRALFHPDDIAAFDAGLAKLTSTSPIDLASLDEFLESWWRTAVTANRDREDWHRVLNVAERIQRGEPPQGRNFAEVLAKRGYQVP; via the coding sequence ATGACCGCGCAGCCCCACGAACAGGGCACCATGCCGACGATCGACAAGAAGTTCGCGAGCGTCCGTAGAGCTCTGTTCCACCCTGACGACATCGCGGCGTTCGATGCCGGACTGGCCAAGCTCACGTCGACCAGCCCGATCGATCTGGCGTCCCTGGATGAGTTCCTGGAATCGTGGTGGCGCACCGCCGTCACCGCCAACCGTGACCGCGAGGACTGGCACCGGGTCCTGAATGTCGCTGAACGCATCCAGCGAGGAGAACCTCCACAAGGGCGCAACTTCGCCGAGGTCCTGGCCAAGCGTGGATATCAGGTGCCGTGA
- a CDS encoding alpha/beta fold hydrolase: MFSESLVAVSSRPVVELLVARSQGPADRTLLVIHGGPDWDHTYLCEPLAELAGRHRVVLPDLRGCGRSTRGLADDRYTPAEATDDLVALLDALGTPQADVLGFSYGGLIAQRLALAAPERVRRLIVASSSVLPVPPDAFDGWREREERRAPEAAVWSDPELSGPELTRAAAIAGAGANVWRPEALPAYLDRLADVRFSAEWARSWQAGTMPSARHRDAAQRLAALGIPLLLLHGRQDMIFPASLAEETAELMPAARAVVIEEAGHMAHVDQPRAWLDAITGFLS, from the coding sequence ATGTTCAGCGAGAGTCTCGTGGCCGTGTCGTCTCGGCCTGTCGTGGAATTGCTCGTCGCGCGCAGTCAGGGGCCTGCCGACCGCACGCTGCTGGTGATCCACGGTGGTCCCGACTGGGACCACACCTACCTGTGCGAGCCGCTCGCCGAGCTCGCCGGCCGGCACCGGGTGGTCCTGCCGGATCTGCGCGGCTGCGGGCGTTCCACCCGTGGGCTCGCCGATGACCGGTACACCCCCGCCGAGGCCACCGATGACCTCGTCGCCCTGCTGGACGCGCTCGGCACACCGCAGGCCGACGTCCTCGGGTTCTCCTACGGAGGCCTGATCGCCCAGCGTCTGGCCCTGGCCGCTCCCGAGCGCGTCCGGCGGCTGATCGTCGCCTCCAGCAGCGTTCTGCCGGTGCCCCCGGACGCCTTCGACGGCTGGCGTGAACGCGAGGAACGGCGCGCCCCGGAGGCCGCGGTGTGGTCGGATCCGGAGCTGTCCGGGCCGGAACTCACCCGCGCGGCGGCTATCGCCGGAGCCGGGGCGAACGTCTGGCGTCCGGAAGCGCTGCCCGCCTATCTGGACCGCCTCGCGGACGTTCGTTTCTCCGCCGAGTGGGCGCGTTCCTGGCAGGCCGGCACCATGCCCAGCGCCCGTCACCGGGACGCGGCCCAGCGGCTCGCCGCGCTCGGCATCCCTCTGCTCCTGCTCCACGGCCGACAAGACATGATCTTCCCCGCGTCCCTGGCTGAAGAGACCGCGGAGCTGATGCCCGCCGCCCGCGCCGTGGTGATCGAGGAAGCGGGCCACATGGCCCACGTCGATCAGCCTCGCGCATGGCTCGACGCCATCACCGGCTTCCTGTCCTGA
- a CDS encoding RNA polymerase sigma factor, with protein sequence MGFDPHGRFVQIYEHAYPPILGYVLRRCQDPDDAADVVAETFAIAWRRINEIPPGDEARLWLYGVARKALANHRRGERRHERRTAALREQIAASPALAGPPPAEYTQLGRVFRSLNDDDRELLSLVAWEKLDTEQVARTLGITRNAVRVRLHRARKRFARALADAGIDLPLFERIAL encoded by the coding sequence ATGGGATTCGATCCCCACGGCCGGTTCGTGCAGATATACGAACATGCCTATCCCCCCATACTCGGGTACGTCCTGCGGCGGTGCCAGGATCCTGACGACGCAGCCGACGTGGTGGCCGAGACGTTCGCCATCGCATGGCGGCGGATCAACGAGATCCCGCCGGGGGACGAGGCCAGGCTCTGGCTGTACGGCGTGGCCCGCAAGGCGCTCGCCAACCACCGCCGTGGCGAACGGCGGCATGAGCGGCGCACCGCCGCGCTGCGCGAGCAGATCGCCGCCTCCCCGGCGCTGGCTGGGCCGCCACCGGCCGAGTACACGCAGCTCGGCCGGGTCTTCAGGAGCCTGAACGACGACGACAGGGAGCTGCTGTCGCTGGTCGCCTGGGAGAAGCTCGACACCGAGCAGGTGGCGCGCACGCTCGGTATCACCCGCAACGCCGTACGTGTCCGGCTGCACCGCGCACGCAAGCGCTTCGCGCGTGCCCTGGCCGACGCGGGGATCGACCTTCCGCTCTTCGAGAGGATCGCACTGTGA
- a CDS encoding CU044_5270 family protein, with amino-acid sequence MNLDDLARVHDDDLSGEPAGQASGAGAQTLLASIMSEPPGRGDRPRATWLRGPVPWLASAASVAATVLVVTMVAAPDEQRPAPPPAASPGAQPSARQMLLAAATAVTAVTKAPVSGEYWRTTTTWGMDAISPDRGYVIRRLFSKDEWLARRPGAQSWWVTQSLGAKPLTPEDQTAWRKAGSPTRWKYPMDVTGYAGVNSSEVLRADAEEKVASRLRGRWKGSGGSLTKGFLTWDEIRHIPGGERELRAYLEQRLTAQAKGGYGQDPRGRESALEEACMTIVFAMPVSPAVRASAYRILATMPKLKSLGRVKDPLGRMGEAFGYQVAPGSGRENAYEAVRVIDPTTGLPLAQSWTTTVKLADGRTAKTTSFTAYRRMGWTDAKPSLPAKRD; translated from the coding sequence GTGAACCTGGATGATCTCGCCAGAGTGCACGACGACGACCTGAGCGGCGAGCCGGCCGGGCAGGCGTCTGGAGCGGGGGCCCAGACGCTGCTGGCCTCGATCATGTCCGAGCCGCCGGGGCGGGGCGACAGGCCACGCGCCACGTGGCTGCGCGGGCCGGTGCCGTGGCTGGCATCGGCGGCGAGCGTGGCCGCCACGGTTCTGGTGGTCACCATGGTGGCGGCGCCGGATGAGCAGCGGCCGGCCCCTCCGCCGGCGGCCTCGCCCGGCGCGCAGCCGTCGGCGCGCCAGATGCTGCTGGCCGCCGCCACCGCCGTCACCGCCGTCACGAAGGCACCCGTGTCGGGCGAGTACTGGCGTACCACCACGACGTGGGGCATGGACGCGATCTCGCCGGATCGCGGCTACGTCATCAGACGGCTTTTCTCCAAGGACGAGTGGCTGGCGCGCCGGCCCGGGGCGCAGAGCTGGTGGGTCACGCAGTCCCTCGGCGCGAAGCCGCTCACCCCTGAGGACCAGACCGCCTGGCGGAAGGCGGGCTCGCCGACCCGGTGGAAATACCCGATGGACGTGACCGGATACGCCGGAGTCAACTCGTCGGAGGTGCTACGGGCCGATGCGGAGGAGAAGGTGGCCTCGCGGCTGCGCGGCAGGTGGAAGGGCTCGGGCGGGTCGCTGACCAAGGGGTTCCTCACCTGGGACGAGATCCGTCACATTCCGGGCGGCGAGCGGGAACTGCGCGCCTACCTCGAACAGCGCCTCACCGCCCAGGCCAAGGGCGGGTACGGGCAGGACCCGCGAGGGCGGGAGTCGGCCCTGGAGGAAGCCTGCATGACGATCGTCTTCGCTATGCCCGTCTCACCCGCCGTCCGCGCCTCCGCCTACCGCATCCTGGCCACCATGCCCAAGTTGAAGTCCCTGGGCAGGGTGAAGGATCCGTTGGGCCGCATGGGCGAGGCGTTCGGCTACCAGGTGGCCCCCGGCTCCGGGCGTGAGAACGCCTACGAGGCCGTGCGGGTGATCGACCCCACGACGGGCCTGCCGCTCGCACAGTCGTGGACGACCACGGTCAAGCTCGCCGACGGCCGTACCGCGAAGACCACCAGCTTCACGGCCTACCGGCGGATGGGTTGGACCGATGCCAAGCCGTCGCTGCCCGCCAAGCGCGATTGA